Below is a window of Caldalkalibacillus thermarum DNA.
AGGGATACACCTTGGAAGAAGCGGTTTGCGAAGGATTTATTGAAGCAGACTTCCACCCCGAAGTTAGCTATTCGGAGGTGGAAAGTTTAGTAAAAAAAGCCCCAGTACACGCGGGAATGGGGGAGACAGAAGTCCATTTCCAACTCCCCCTTTCTCCTTCTCCTTCAGCCCCCCAGATACAGGGGTACATTGACTTGGTTGTCGAAAATGAATCTGTTGTATGGTTTGTCGATTGGAAAACCAATTGGCAACCGTTCAACGTTTTCGACAACATGCAGCTTGCCCTGTATGCGTGGGTGTTGATGGAGA
It encodes the following:
- a CDS encoding PD-(D/E)XK nuclease family protein, which codes for MTKPLALGKAVHKGIEMLIQGYTLEEAVCEGFIEADFHPEVSYSEVESLVKKAPVHAGMGETEVHFQLPLSPSPSAPQIQGYIDLVVENESVVWFVDWKTNWQPFNVFDNMQLALYAWVLMEMKGVN